AGTTATATCTCAGAGCTCTACAGCTATGTCATTAGCTATACCAGGAGACTTTATCTATAGATTTACAGCACCAGATAGCTATCAGGCTAAAGCTATAGCCCATATAATGTGGCTAAGAGGAATAAGATTTGTTGTACCTATATGGAGAGGAGATGCCTGGGGAGATGGCTTAGCGGATTACACTAAACGTGAATTTGAGAATATTTGTAGGGCTAGTGGAGAAGCTTGCGGATGGGATAGTGGTATTAGATTTGATCCTAATGCAAAAGAGTTCTCAACAGAGGTAGCAACACTTGCATCAAAGGTTCAGAGCTACGCAGATAGATATGGTAAGGATAAGGTTGGAGTACTAGTGATATCATTTGAAGAAGCTGCATCGATAATTACAGAAGCTCTAAAATATCCAATCCTCTCAGAGGTGCTATGGCAAGGAAGTGATGGGACCTATGGTACAACAAAGTTTATTGAGGAACCAAGTATCGCTGAATTTGTTATAAAGACACAGTTTTGGAATACTATGACAGCTCCAGGAGAATCTCCACTAAGGGAAAGAGTTAGAAGCTATATCATGCAAAAACTTGGTTCAGAACCTATACCATATGCATACTTTACATATGATGCTGTATGGGCTATAGCATTAGCTATCGACCATACAGGTTCCTATGATGGAGCAGCACTAAGAAATGCTATACCCTATGTACTCCAATATTTCATTGGCTCTTCAGGACACTTTGTATTAGATGAGAATGGTGATAGAGCTACAGCGGACTATGTAATAGGTACAGTTGCAAAAACATCTGATGGAAAATATGTTTGGAAGGATATAGCTATCTTCACATCAGCAGGAGAGCTAAAGCAACTCTAAGTCTTTGAATTTGTATATGATTTTTTAGCATAAATATTTTTATTCTCTTTAAAAACATATTTTCAACTAAATAGTGATAGGTATGAGTAATGATGATGCAATACTTATTGCAAAAAATGTAACGAAATACTTTGGTGGTCTTGTAGCACTAGATAATGTGAGTATAGAGGTGAAGAAGTATAGTTTAACACTTTTGATAGGTCCTAATGGTGCTGGTAAGACTACGCTTATAAATGTGTGTACAGGGGTTTTAAAGCCTGAGAAAGGGATTATCATATTCGATGGTAAGGATATTACAGGATATCCTCCGCATAAGGTATATAGCCTCGGATTTACAAGGACATTTCAGATACCACAACCATTTAAATCACTTACAGTTTTAGAAAATGTTCTTGCGGCTATTAGGAGTAGGGGTGAGAATCCTTTAGAAGCTTTAAGGAGGAGTTCCTGGATTAGGAATGAATATGAAAATATTGAAAAAGCATTTAGAATTCTTAAGATTGTTGGACTTGATAGATACTGGGATTGGGAGGCTTATAAACTTGGAGCAGGACAGCTAAAGATGCTTGAAATTGCTAGATCTCTTGCAGCAGGCGCAAAGCTTCTAGCTCTAGACGAACCTATTGGTGGAACAGATCCCTCCTATGCAAATAGTATATTTGAGAATATTAGGAGGATTAAGCTTGATGCAAAGATTTCTTTTCTAGTCATTGAGCATAGAATAGATATAGCTCTCAAGTACGCAGATTATGTATATGTAATGGATAGAGGAAGAGTTATTGCCGAGGGAACACCTAGTGAAGTTTTGAAGAATCCTAAGGTGGCAGAGGTTTATCTAGGGTGATATAGTTGGCTGTACTAGAGGTTAAAAATCTCTATTCTGGTTATGGAAAGATAAAAGTGCTTTTCGACATAAATTTCTCCGCTGATGAGGGGAAGATTACAGCGATTATAGGTCCTAATGGTGCTGGTAAATCTACTCTCCTCAATAGTATCTATGGTATAGCCGATATATATGATGGAAAAGTTCTATTGAATGGTATTGATATAACAGGTCTAAAGCCATATATCATAGCTAGAATGGGTATAGGATATGTGCCACAAACAAATAATATCTTCTCCGAGTTAAGTGTTGAAGAGAATCTGAGGATAGCTGTAAGAAATGTCTCAAGAGAAGAATTTAAGGCTAGGATGGAAGAAGTATTGGATTTCTTTCCCAAGTTAAGAGAACTGTTACATAGAAAGGCTGGTACCCTTAGTGGGGGTGAAAGAAGAATGTTGGCAATAGCTATAGCGCTAATGAGACGTCCAAACATATTGTTGTTAGATGAGATAACAACGGATCTTGCACCAATAGTTGTGAAAAGAATTCTAGAGAAGGTTGTAGAGCTTAGAGATAAAATGGGGATGACTATAGTTATGGTTGAACAATATGCAAGAAGAGCTCTAGAGATATGCGATAAGGTCTATCTTATTGCTAGTGGACAGGTAAAGTTTGAGGGAGATCCCAAGCAGTTATTAGAGCAACGAGAACTTGTATCGCTTTATCTTGGTGCACTATAGATATTGATAAACTCGTTTATAGTATCCCTATATATGTATATCCCCTTAATCATCTCATCAATGCTTATCTCTTCTCTATCACTATGAGAAAGCTCTGAACGTCCTGGCCCAAATGCAACTATATTTTCTGTAACAATAGGGTATATTATATTCATATCACTTGTTCCCAATTTATAAGTAAACCTCGGTCTAATATTGTGTTTCACCATAGCTCTTGTCATAGATCTTACCATGACATTGTTTAGCGAAACCTTAACAGGATTTGTATAATCAAGTATGCTATATTCACATGAGCTAATGGTTATTAGCTGAGATATCTCATCTACTATATCTCTAATCGATCTATCCACAGAGACCCTAATATCTATTATACTCTCTCCATATCTTGGATGAACACTTGAAGACTCCTCACCACATCTCAAATAGATTAGTGATGCAGATGTCTCTGAAGCTCTATACCCCCTATATCTATCTCTAATCCTTGACCAAATATCTATAACCTTATCACAAGCTGTAGCTTCTATTGATGGTGAAGATGAGTGTCCTCCTATACCTCTACACACTATTTTCATCTTGATACTCCCTCTATAGCCAACAACAATACTATTATTGCTCGGTTCTCCTATTACAGCTCCATCACTCCTAAAACCCTTTTTCACTAGGTTTTTAGCACCCCTACTATCTCCCTCCTCACCAGTTACAGCAATAGCATAAACCTTAAATCTATTAAAATCTATAAATCTCTTAGCAAGAGAGGCTCCAATAAACATTGCTACTAAAGGGCCTTTAGCATCTACAGCTCCTCTACCAGTTATCACATCTCCATTGAAGCTAACAGGAAGTTCACCAGGGACAGTATCTATATGCCCTATAAAGGATATAGATATAGGTCCTCTGCCATAGGATGCAATTAGATTACCTACTTCATCAACAACTATATCCTCATAGCCTAGCTCATATGCATAGTTCTTCAGAACCTCAATAGCTCTGTCCTCATGGTTTGTAGGGCTATAAGCCTTTAATATATCTATAAGCATATCAGCTACTAATCTGGCTAGCGATTGTTCTTGCAATAACCTTCACCGCATACTCAATATCGATATTGGTTATCACATATGGTGGTAATAGTCTTAGGACTGTTGTACCAGATTTCAATGCTAATATACCTTCATTCTGTAGCTCCTTAATAATATTTGTCGGTTCTATCCTTAGATCGATACCTATCATAAGTCCTGCTCCTCTAATCTCTCTAACAATTCTAATATCTTTTAACTCCCTTCTAAGTAACTCGAAAAACATATTTCCTTTTTCATATGCTTTCTGAGGAACACTATCATTTATTAGAACCTCTGTAGATGCTTTTACAGCTGCACATGCAAGAGGATTTCCACCATATGTAGATCCATGGCTTCCACGCTCTATTTTTACACCTATATCATGTGGCATGAATATTACACTCACAGGAAATCCTCCACCAATTGCTTTACCAGCTAAAAGTATATCTGGATAAACACCATATTGCTCTGATAGCCATATACTCCCAGTTCTACCAAAACCTGTCTGTATCTCATCTATAATTAGTATTGCTCCTACATCCATAGTTCTCCTCCTCAACTCAGATACAAATTCCTCAGATGCAACATTGATCCCTCCCTCACCCTGTATCAACTCTAATATTACTGCTGCTGTCTGTTCATCAACAGCCTTATCTATTTCAGATAAATCGTTGTATCTTAGCATCATAGTTTCTGGTAGTAGAGGTTCAAACCCCTTTCTATACTTTTGATTTGCTGTAACTGATAATGCTCCAAAGGTTCTTCCATGAAATGAATTAGTAAAATATATTATCTTCTTCCTACCTGTTACCTTCCTCGAAATCTTAAGAGCAAACTCTACAGCTTCACTACCACTATTCAATAGATATACATATTCATATCTATCTGGTACTACCTTACTAAGTACCTCAAGCATTTCCTCTCTTATCTTCACCCTAAACGATGTTGATAATGTCATCACTTTACTCATTTGATCTACAATTGTGTTAACTATATGTGGATTTCTATGCCCTAGAAATGCAACTCCATGCCCTGTGTGCATATCTAGATATTTTCTTCCATTAGAATCCCATACATATTGGCTCTCTGCATACTCTATCTCTATACCCCTATCCTCATAAAGCATTAAATATTTCAACACTATCTCTTCACCTGAGATTTTACATATTCAATTATCTTTAGATGTATAGGTACACCTGTTGCCATTACAGTATTCTTAAACTCTGGAACAGCATTAACCTCATTAACTACATATCCCCTTTCCTGATCCTCAAAAATATCTATACCAAGAATTTCACCACCAATAATCTTTGCAGTTTTAAGTGCAAGCTCCCTTAACTCGCTATCTATATTAACCGGTACAGCTTTCCCCCCTCTAGCAGTATTTGTTATCCAATGATTACTAACTCTATATATAGCCGCTGGAACTTCTTCACCAATAACAAACACTCTTATATCCCTATTCGGCTTCTTAACAAATTCTTGAAGCATATGAACCTTCATAACTGGATTTGGTATATAGCTCCTATGCTCTAATACTGATCTTAATTCCTCATCATCTCTTGCCATAGCTATTAATCTACCCCAACTACCATCAATAGGCTTTACAACCAGTGGATATCTAAGAATCTCTGCAGATCTAAAACATGTTTCATCACTAAATGCTACTATTGTTCTAGGTATCTTTATATTGTTTTGCACAAGAAGTTTTGCAGTCCAAAGCTTATTCATTGCTATAGCCATTGATAGCGAATTATTTATACTTCTTATCCCCATAGACTCAAAGGCAAGTGAAGAGTTTAGCGCTATGACATGGCTTATAGCTCTCTGTAGAACTATATCTATATCCTCTAGTTCCTTCTCCAGCTTTCTACCATCTGACCCTATTAGAAGTCTTACATTATGTAGGTGGAGAGGTACTACCTCAAGACCTAGCTCTCTTGACGTATCTATAAGAAGTTTCTCCTCCCACCTTATTACTTCATAAGCTATTCCTATGCGGGCAATAAACATGCACCTCTACTACTCTCCCCAGTCCTCACCAACTCCCTCAAATGGTCTTACTTTTACTGTAGATCCTTCTATAACTACTTCTAGAGATACTCCACAGTCATGCTCTATTATTTCACCAGATACTGCATCCTCTGGTACTTCAACTGGTCCTCCACATACAGGACATTTGAGTGTAGGCATATATTTTACACCTCAAAACATGTACATGCTATATCTCCTAAACAGGGATTATATACAGTTCTCTAATTGCTTAAAGAGGCTTTTTTCTAGTTAATGGTGCGAAATTTGATAAGTCCTTGTACGGAAACTTTATGAACTCAGACAAACAAAATCTACTGTGCTCTCTAAAGTCTCTAGACCCTATCTATACTAGAAAATGTGGTGTATAGTGATATGGATAGAGTTAGAGTATGTATATTGGGAGCATCTGGCTATACAGGTGGAGAACTACTTAGACTCTTAGCTTTTCATCCCTATGCAGAGGTTGTTATAGCTACATCTAGAGAGTATGCAGGTAAACCTGTACACTATGTCCATTTCAATCTACGTAATATCTATAGAAACCTAAAATTCAGTGAAATCAATATTGATGCAATAACGAAGAGCTGTGAAGCTGTATTCCTCTCTCTACCCCATGGAGTCTCACTAAACTATGTACCTAAACTCCTTGAAGTAGGTCTTAGAGTTATAGATCTAAGTGCTGATTTTAGATTGAAGAATCCTGAAATGTATAAGGTTTGGTATGGATATGAGCATCCATATCCAGATCTCCTAAAGATAGCTGTCTATGGTTTACCAGAGATTCATAGAGATGAGCTAAGGAATGCAAAGCTCATTGCGTCTCCCGGGTGTAATGCTACTGCATCGATACTCTCTCTAGTTCCCCTAGTTAAAAATAAGGTAGTAGATTTAGATAGAATTATAATAGATGTTAAGGTTGGGAGTAGTGAAGCAGGTTCAAAACCATCTATAGCTGATCACCATCCAGAGAGAGAAGGCTCTATGAGACCTTATGAAGCAGAGGGACATAGACATACTGCTGAGGTTGAGCAAGAGCTATCTCTTATCGTTGGGCAAAAAGTAAATATATCAATGATACCTCATGCTGTTGGTGGTATTAGAGGTGCATTAGCATCTTCACATTCATGGCTATTAAGAGATGTTGAGGAGATGGATATACTTAGAATGTTTGTTGAAACATATAAGGGTGAGCCATTTATAAGAATTGTATATAAGGTACCGCCTAAGTATCCTGATCCAAAGTATGTCATAGGTAGTAATTTTGCCGATGTTGGATTTGCTATAGAGAGTAGGCTTAGGAGAATAACTGCTTTCTGTGCCATTGACAATCTTATGAAGGGTGCTGCAGGTCAGGCGATACAAGCATTTAATATTGCGATGGGATTTGAAGAAACTGCAGGTCTGCAAATAGTTCCACCAAAGCCGGTATAGGGTGTTTTCCTTGGTTATAGTAGTTAAAGCTGGTGGAAGAGCTCTTGATAAGAATATTGATGGAATAGTAGGAGATCTCATAAATATATCGAAACAGGAGAGAGTTGTATTTGTCCATGGTGGTGGTGATGCTGTAACAGATATGTGTAAGAGACTTGGTATAGAGCCAAAATTTGTTGTTTCTCCAGAGGGTATAAGGAGTAGATATACTGATGAAAAAGAGCTAGAGGTATATGTAATGGTTATGGCTGGCAAGATTAATAAGACAATAGTTTCTAAGCTTATAGCTCTAGGCTCTAAGGCTATAGGTATAACAGGTGCTGATGGACCTACTCTTATAGCTGAGAGGAAGAAGAGAATTGTTATAGTTGATGAAAGAGGTAGGAAGAGGGTTATTGACGGAGGTTATACGGGCAGGATCATAAATGTTGATATAACCCTCATAAAGTCTCTAATTGAGAATGGATATGTTGTTGTTGTTGCTCCTATAGCTATAGATAGTGAGGGAACTCTTCTCAATGTTGATGGTGATCAAACAGCATATGCTATTGCAACTGCTTTAAAGGCTCAAGATCTAGTCATATTAACAGATGTAGAGGGGGTAATCATAGATAACAAGATTGTTAAGGAGATTAGATCAAGTGAGATTGAAGGAATTATAGATAAAATAGGCACTGGTATGAATAGAAAGGTTATGCTTGCTGGAAAAGCTGTTAATGAAGGTGTTAATAGAGCTATAATAGCTTCTGGAATTATTCAAAATCCTATACTGAATGCTTTATCTGGTAATGGAACAGTAGTTCTAAAGGGGTAATCTATGCCTATACTCGATGATGTTGATCTAAAACTTTTAAAGTTATTGAAAGAGAATGCCAGAACCCCATATTCAAAGTTGGCAAAGGAGCTTGGGATAAGCGAATCTGGTGTGAGGAAGAGGATACGTAAGTTAATAAAGATGGGAGTTATCAAGAAGATAACAATAGAGTATGAACTTGGAAATGAGGTTAAGGCGATAATACTAGTAAAAACACAGCCACCTGTACCCGTACCAGAAGTTTCTAGAAATATTATGAAAATTGCAGGTGTAGATATTGTTTATGAGGTAACAGGAGAATATGATATAATAGTTGTTGCAAGATCGACAGGTGTAGATACAATAAATAAGTTTATAGATGAGATTCGCTCTATTCCAGGTGTGGTTAGCACCTATACAATGATTGTACTTAGAACATGGGTATAGAGCAAAACACCATATAAATTTTTAAAGTCTTGTCAATAGTGTAATATAAGGTATAAGGTGATTTAGATGCTCCAAACACATTAGAGAGACTAGATAAATGTGATAGAGGATATATAGCGGTAAAAGCACCTGCCTCAATAGCGAATCTAGGACCTGGATTCGATATTCTTGCTATGGCTATTAAGGATCTATATGATATTGTTGAGGTATGTATCTCCTCAGGCAATAACAATATATATGTATATTCTCATTCTAAAGACTTTGAAATTCCATCTGGAGAAGGAAATGTAGCATATCATATAGCTAAAAACTTTAGAGAGATATACAACATACATAACATTGATATTTATATCAATGTTATTAAAGGTGTACCACCTGGTTATGGACTAGGAAGTTCTGGAGCAACATCTGCAGCAACAGCATTTGGACTCTCAAAACTATTACAACCTAGTCTTAGTGATATAGAGATTCTTAGAATTGCTGGTGTAGGAGAGAAATTTGCTTCTGGATCTATACATTATGATAATGTTGCTGCAAGTCTCTTTGGAGGTATAGTGATTCTAGATCTTTCTAAGGAGAGAGTCTATAGAATTATACCTAGGTCAGAGATATATGTAGCTATTGTAATGCCTAAGAATGTGTTACAGATAGAGAGAAAGACTGCATATGCAAGATCTATATTACCTAAGAGTATAGATCTAGATATCCATGTACTTCAGTCATCAGTTATAGCTAAGATGATCTATGCATTAGCTATAGATAATATAGATTTATTTGGAGAAGCAGTATCTACAGACTACATAATTGAACCTATACGATCTAAGCTTATACCATTTTATAGTGAGATGAAGAGAATAGCACTTGAAAATGGGGCTCTGGGATTCAACATTAGTGGTGCAGGTCCATCTGTCTTCTCTATACATAGATCCAGAGACAATGCAGAGAATGTAGGCAAAAAGCTTATAGAGTTTCTCAATAGTAGGGGGATAGAAACAAGTTTTTTCGTAACACAGTTATCAGATAAAGGTGCTGAGGTGATGAAGCAGTGGTAATAGAGAGTAATAGAAAGGTTAATGTAGCTATAATAGGTTTTGGATCTGTGGGCAGAGCATTAGCTAGAGTATTAGCTTTAAAGAGGAGGGATATCTATAACAGATATGGAATTAATATATCTATTGTAGCTATTGTAGATTCTAAGGGTATGGCAATAAAGCCTGAGGGATTTGATGAATATGAACTTCTAAAACTAAGTGAACTTCCAAGATCTTCTGTAAACATGTTTAAGCCATATGCAGTTGATGGTGTTGATCTTGAGAAGCTCTATAACACTGTTACACCTGATATACATGTAGAGCTAACGCCATCGGATTACTCTACAGGTAAGCCAGGAGTTGATAATGTATTCTTTGCAATTAGCAGAGGAGCACATTTAGTCCTAGCTAATAAAGCTCCACTAGTTTTAAAGTTCCGTGAGCTGATTGATAAGGCTAAGAGCAGGGGTCTGGAGGTTAGATTTAGAGCTACAGTTCTTGGTGGAACTCCATTTATAGATACCTTAATGAGTATGAAGAGCTATGAAATAGATAGGATAGAGGGTATTATTAATGCTACAACAAATTTCATATTGACGGAAATGCATGATAAATTGATAGAGTTTAGCGAAGCTCTAAAAATTGCTCAGGCACTAGGAATAGCAGAGGCAAATCCATCACTAGATATAGATGGTATTGATGCAGCAGCAAAACTTGTCATTATATCGAATATTGTTGGTACACCGATAAAGCTTGAAGATGTTTATAGGGAGAGTCTTTCTAGAATTACTCTAAGAGATATTGTTGATGCTATTAAACAGGGATTTGTTATAAAGTATATAGCGACATTGAATATTAGAGAGAGGTCAGCTTCTGTTAGAATAGCTAGAGTACCGAGAAACGATATTTTTGCTCAAATCAATGGAACATTAAATGGTCTAAGAATTAAGACTAATGTTGCAGAGCTGATATTTATAGGTAAAGGTGGTGGAGGAATAGAGACAGCACATTCAGTTTTAGATGATATAATATCAATTGCTCAAAAAGTTGTAGGTAGTAGATAGATGAGTTTCAAAGATACTGTTGTTAAGATAGGCGGATCATTATTAAGAGATACTGCTACATATATTGATGTAGCACTAAATATAAAGAGGGTGTTTATAGAGAATGGCTATAGACCTTTTATAGTTGTCTCTGCTGCAAAGGGTATTACAGATGAGCTTATCAATGTAGCTAAAGGTAATAAGAAATCTCTTGATATAGTTATAGATAGATATCTAGATATTGCTAAGGGATTTAGTAGCGATAAACTATTGAGAAGGATTTTACAAGAACTTGAAAATCTTAAGAGAATAGCTGAAACACTTAACTATATAGATCTATCATTACTAGATCTAATACTTTCATTTGGAGAAAGAATAAGTAAGATTCTGATGGTTGAAGCTCTTGAGAATATTGGTGTTAAGTCGGTTGAACTAAATGCTAAGGATATTATAATTACTAATAATGTTTATGGAGATGCAACCATAGATTATGAACAAACTCTCTCTAATCTTGAAAAAGTGTTTTTGTCTTTAAGGAATAGCATGGTTGTACCTGTGATTGAGGGTTTTATAGGTGCGACACCTGATGGAATGATAACTACTCTTGGGAGAGGTGGCTCTGATTATACAGCAAC
Above is a genomic segment from Ignisphaera aggregans DSM 17230 containing:
- a CDS encoding transcriptional regulator, AsnC family (COGs: COG1522 Transcriptional regulators~InterPro IPR000485:IPR019887:IPR019888~KEGG: sto:ST0193 transcriptional regulator~PFAM: Transcription regulator, AsnC-type-like~SMART: Transcription regulator, AsnC-type~SPTR: Q976J7 HTH-type transcriptional regulator lysM~PFAM: HTH domain; AsnC family), giving the protein MPILDDVDLKLLKLLKENARTPYSKLAKELGISESGVRKRIRKLIKMGVIKKITIEYELGNEVKAIILVKTQPPVPVPEVSRNIMKIAGVDIVYEVTGEYDIIVVARSTGVDTINKFIDEIRSIPGVVSTYTMIVLRTWV
- a CDS encoding lysine biosynthesis protein LysW (KEGG: ape:APE_1462a lysine biosynthesis protein LysW~SPTR: Q05E08 Lysine biosynthesis protein LysW~TIGRFAM: lysine biosynthesis protein LysW); this translates as MPTLKCPVCGGPVEVPEDAVSGEIIEHDCGVSLEVVIEGSTVKVRPFEGVGEDWGE
- a CDS encoding homoserine kinase (COGs: COG0083 Homoserine kinase~InterProIPR000870:IPR001174:IPR013750:IPR006204:IPR 006203~KEGG: cma:Cmaq_0261 homoserine kinase~PFAM: GHMP kinase; GHMP kinase domain protein~SPTR: B3T673 Putative GHMP kinases putative ATP-binding protein~TIGRFAM: homoserine kinase~PFAM: GHMP kinases C terminal; GHMP kinases N terminal domain~TIGRFAM: homoserine kinase), translating into MAIKDLYDIVEVCISSGNNNIYVYSHSKDFEIPSGEGNVAYHIAKNFREIYNIHNIDIYINVIKGVPPGYGLGSSGATSAATAFGLSKLLQPSLSDIEILRIAGVGEKFASGSIHYDNVAASLFGGIVILDLSKERVYRIIPRSEIYVAIVMPKNVLQIERKTAYARSILPKSIDLDIHVLQSSVIAKMIYALAIDNIDLFGEAVSTDYIIEPIRSKLIPFYSEMKRIALENGALGFNISGAGPSVFSIHRSRDNAENVGKKLIEFLNSRGIETSFFVTQLSDKGAEVMKQW
- a CDS encoding N2-acetyl-L-aminoadipate kinase ;N-acetylglutamate kinase (COGs: COG0548 Acetylglutamate kinase~InterPro IPR001048:IPR004662~KEGG: sto:ST0194 acetylglutamate/acetylaminoadipate kinase~PFAM: aspartate/glutamate/uridylate kinase~SPTR: Q976J6 Acetylglutamate/acetylaminoadipate kinase~TIGRFAM: acetylglutamate kinase~PFAM: Amino acid kinase family~TIGRFAM: acetylglutamate kinase) → MVIVVKAGGRALDKNIDGIVGDLINISKQERVVFVHGGGDAVTDMCKRLGIEPKFVVSPEGIRSRYTDEKELEVYVMVMAGKINKTIVSKLIALGSKAIGITGADGPTLIAERKKRIVIVDERGRKRVIDGGYTGRIINVDITLIKSLIENGYVVVVAPIAIDSEGTLLNVDGDQTAYAIATALKAQDLVILTDVEGVIIDNKIVKEIRSSEIEGIIDKIGTGMNRKVMLAGKAVNEGVNRAIIASGIIQNPILNALSGNGTVVLKG
- a CDS encoding N-acetyl-gamma-glutamyl-phosphate reductase (COGs: COG0002 Acetylglutamate semialdehyde dehydrogenase~InterPro IPR000534:IPR012280:IPR000706~KEGG: sid:M164_1990 N-acetyl-gamma-glutamyl-phosphate reductase~PFAM: Semialdehyde dehydrogenase NAD - binding; Semialdehyde dehydrogenase dimerisation region~PRIAM: N-acetyl-gamma-glutamyl-phosphate reductase~SPTR: C4KJ30 N-acetyl-gamma-glutamyl-phosphate reductase~TIGRFAM: N-acetyl-gamma-glutamyl-phosphate reductase~PFAM: Semialdehyde dehydrogenase, dimerisation domain; Semialdehyde dehydrogenase, NAD binding domain~TIGRFAM: N-acetyl-gamma-glutamyl-phosphate reductase, common form), encoding MDRVRVCILGASGYTGGELLRLLAFHPYAEVVIATSREYAGKPVHYVHFNLRNIYRNLKFSEINIDAITKSCEAVFLSLPHGVSLNYVPKLLEVGLRVIDLSADFRLKNPEMYKVWYGYEHPYPDLLKIAVYGLPEIHRDELRNAKLIASPGCNATASILSLVPLVKNKVVDLDRIIIDVKVGSSEAGSKPSIADHHPEREGSMRPYEAEGHRHTAEVEQELSLIVGQKVNISMIPHAVGGIRGALASSHSWLLRDVEEMDILRMFVETYKGEPFIRIVYKVPPKYPDPKYVIGSNFADVGFAIESRLRRITAFCAIDNLMKGAAGQAIQAFNIAMGFEETAGLQIVPPKPV
- a CDS encoding Homoserine dehydrogenase (COGs: COG0460 Homoserine dehydrogenase~InterPro IPR001342:IPR005106:IPR019811~KEGG: mst:Msp_0487 homoserine dehydrogenase~PFAM: homoserine dehydrogenase; homoserine dehydrogenase NAD-binding~PRIAM: Homoserine dehydrogenase~SPTR: Q2NH16 Putative homoserine dehydrogenase~PFAM: Homoserine dehydrogenase, NAD binding domain; Homoserine dehydrogenase) produces the protein MVIESNRKVNVAIIGFGSVGRALARVLALKRRDIYNRYGINISIVAIVDSKGMAIKPEGFDEYELLKLSELPRSSVNMFKPYAVDGVDLEKLYNTVTPDIHVELTPSDYSTGKPGVDNVFFAISRGAHLVLANKAPLVLKFRELIDKAKSRGLEVRFRATVLGGTPFIDTLMSMKSYEIDRIEGIINATTNFILTEMHDKLIEFSEALKIAQALGIAEANPSLDIDGIDAAAKLVIISNIVGTPIKLEDVYRESLSRITLRDIVDAIKQGFVIKYIATLNIRERSASVRIARVPRNDIFAQINGTLNGLRIKTNVAELIFIGKGGGGIETAHSVLDDIISIAQKVVGSR
- a CDS encoding Aspartate kinase (COGs: COG0527 Aspartokinase~InterPro IPR001048~KEGG: iho:Igni_0199 aspartate kinase~PFAM: aspartate/glutamate/uridylate kinase~PRIAM: Aspartate kinase~SPTR: B3TAR4 Aspartokinase~PFAM: Amino acid kinase family~TIGRFAM: Pyrococcus aspartate kinase subunit, putative; aspartate kinase), translating into MSFKDTVVKIGGSLLRDTATYIDVALNIKRVFIENGYRPFIVVSAAKGITDELINVAKGNKKSLDIVIDRYLDIAKGFSSDKLLRRILQELENLKRIAETLNYIDLSLLDLILSFGERISKILMVEALENIGVKSVELNAKDIIITNNVYGDATIDYEQTLSNLEKVFLSLRNSMVVPVIEGFIGATPDGMITTLGRGGSDYTATAIASLLGFEDVYLVTDVDGIMTTDPDIIPSARIVRYMSYREALEASMYGAKRINPKAFEPLERFYSSKVLIGSWKMFGTEVVKELSSSLYGPKIIMGKRSSDYSYLAIVGEGVSRTKNIRLVLDVLDSEKIELLGIQAYAYRPSLVLYVDNNDMLKALKSLHKALFEGD